The genome window CAAGCATCGTGGGCGGCCTTATCAGTCGTTGCCGTCGGAGCGGCCGCTGGTGACGTCGGACGGCTGCTCGGTCCGAGCCCGAGCAGCGGTGATCTTCCGCGCGGCGACCAGGAGGCCGCCCTCAGCGGCCGGGGCCGCCGGGGTGTCCTGCACCATGTGCTTCTTCCCTTCTAGTTGGGTACTCCTACCGGGATTCCGGCAGGAAGACTTGGGGCGGCGCCGATCAGCCACCAAGGAGGAGTGACGACCGACACCGGGACCAGCCAGCCCGTGAGCTCCCCAACGAGCCGACTGGAGCTTGATGTGGCGTCAGGCCGAGTCCGAGAGCTCGTGACCCCTTGCCTGCGCGGCGTTGACGAGGACGGCGAGTCGTCTGTCCCCGGTCACCAACTGGTCGGCCGCGCACTCGAACCAGACGACTTTGCCCGCGCCTTCGGGCCTCCAGCCCCACGAGTGGGCGAGTCCCTCGACCAACAGGAGCCCCCGACCCCCGGTGAGCATGTCCTCGGCGGCACCACGGTCGGGCGGCCGGAGGCTGTTGTCCGCGACCTCGACACGGAGGCGCTCGCCCGTCCACCCCACGGTGACCCGGAACCGGGCACCGGTGTGCTCAACGGCGTTGGCAAGCACCTCACCGGCGCAAAGCTCGACGTCTCGCAGCGCGTCATCGGACAGCGGAACACGCCAGCCCTTGGCAATCCCCGTGATCAACCGGCGTATTGACGGAGCGGCGGCCAAATCGGGCTCAACTTCCCACGCTTGCGAAGGCTGCAGTGTGGTGGCGTTCGTCGAGCTCTTCAGCACGGGCCGCCCTCCGTCTCGATCGGGTTCCCCGGGCTTCCCCCGGCGACTCCCAGGATTTCCGGTCGGGCAGTTCCGCGATAAGAGCCAGCTGATTACCCACCATGGGTAGACTCGCGGTCTGTTATGCCACGTGACACCGAGTGATGATCCTCCCGGTGTGGGGGTACCGGACATGACCGAATCGACACCACCAACCGGCCTGCCGAGGCGACTGCTGGCCGACCCCGAGATGGTGGCCGCCTGTCAGGAACGAAACTTCAGCCAGATCTTCCGCCTGGCCAAGAGCAGAGGCGGCTTCCACCCGTCCCGTATCGCCCGGGCCTGCGAGTTGACCCCCAGCCGCGTCGGCGAAGTCATCGCGGGGCGCCGGGAAATCGCCAACATGACCGTCATCGAGCGCATCGCGGACGGCCTCCGAATCCCGGGGCACATGGTTGGACTTGCTCCCCGCATTTGGGAACACCCGGAGGCTGTGGTCCGCCCCGTGGCACTGGTGCGGCAGCCGGCGACCTTACCTGCGGATTCAGTGCTGCCGAGCCGAGAGCTCGACGACATCCTCGCCATAGCGGCCAGTAGCAGGGTCACGCCAACGGTTCTCCGCTCCCTCCAAGCCTCGATCGAGGACTACTGGCGACGCGACGACGAGCACGGCGGTGAGGCTCTCCGCCCCGCCGTCATGGGCCAACTCCGTTACGTGCTCGGCGTTCTGCACGACACAGCCGATCCGAACTACCAGCGCAGCCTGCACGGGATCGCGGCCGAACTCGCGCGCCTCACCGGGTGGACGTACTTCGACGCCCGGCAGTACGGCATGGCCCGGAGCTACTTCACCGAGGCGCTACGCCTGGCGCGAGAGATCGACGACCGGCCGTTCACCGCCAACGTGCTCTCCTGCCTCAGCCTTCAGGCCACCTACGAGGACAGGGCACGCGAAGCGATCACCCTGGCCAGGGCCGCCCAGGACAGCGCACGACTCGACGGCGGCACGCCGAGGCTGATGGCGATGCTGTCCATGCGGGAGGCCTTCGGCCATGCGAGCGCGCACGACCAGGAGGCCGCCCACCGCGCGATCAAGGACGCGGGGCGATACTTCGAGCGCATCGATCCAGCGGACGACGACCCGGCATGGGTCCAGTACTTCGACCGCACCAAGCTCACCGTCGATACAGGCATCGCGCTGGGCCAGCTCGGCGACGCCGCAGCCGCCGAACCGCTCATCAAGGAAGCCCTGCGAGCCGAAGCGAACGCGAATCAGCGTGGCCGAGCGTTCCACTCCTACTGGCTGGCGCGTACCCAGCTCCAACGCGGCGCAGTGGAGTTGGCGTGCAGCACGGCCGGTGAAGCGCTCAGCCTGGCAACCGAGGTGGGGTCTGCGCGAGTGGTCGCGCACCTTCAGGAGTTCCGCCACCAACTGACGCCCTACCGCAGCACCCGGCCAGCCGCCGAACTGTCGGCACGAATCCAGGAGATGCGCTCCTGAGCTACAGGCCAGCCTCATCGAGCAGCAGGTACAGCACACCAACCAGCGAGCCGCTACTGACGATCTCTCGGCGGTCGATCATGCCGCGCAGCTCGGAGAGCGGGATCCACTCGATCCGGTCCGACTCGTTGCGCTCGGTCGGCGGCCCGGCGTACTCGACAGCATTGGCCCGGAAGACGAAGTGCTCCGAGTCGGTGATCCCGTTCGCCGGCTGGGCGTAGATCAGCGGCTTGACCTCCGCGACCCGCCAACCGGTCTCCTCCAGCACCTCACGAGCGGCAGCCTCGGCCGGTGACTCGTCCGCCTCGATCAGACCCATGGGCAACTCCCACGCCCACGAGTCCGTGATGAACCGGTGCCGCCACATCATCAGCACCTGCTTATGCTCGTTCACCACCGCCGCCACCGCCAGGTGCCGCAGCTTCAGCACGTGGTGCTCCCACCGATGCCCGTCCGGCTGCTCGACGTCGACCAGCCACACGTTCACCCAAGGGTTCTCGTAGATCGGACGTTCCCCGTGGATCTTCCACTGCATCGCTGCGGCCCCTCTCGACGGACCTTCAGCATGTCAGACCCATCAGGTCTATGGGCATGCCCAAGCCAATTCGCGTCAGAGTGACGAATACCGTCGGATGAACGCGGGGCGCCCACCCTTCGGCCATCCCGTCACCCATCAACGGACCGTCAGGTCGAGACCTCCTGGTCCGTCTCTACTCCGGGTTGTCCACCAAGCTCTGCGCACCCTTCGCGCTGTCCACCAGTGCCCTCCTCGCGTACGCCGGGCTCGCCCCCGCCAGGCCGCACGTAGGGGTGACCAGGACGCGGCGGCCCAGGAGTTGGGGGTCCAGGCCCAGCTTGCGCCACAGCGTGCGGATGCCGCCGACGGCGCCGGCCGGGTCGGACTTCTCCGCGTCCACCGACGGCACCACGCCCGCCAGCAGCACCGTGCCCGCCTCCACCGCCTCGCCGATGGCGTCGTCCTGACGATCCGTCAGGAGCCCGAAGTCCAGCGAGATCCCCGCCACCCCCGCCCGGCGCAGCAGCGGGATCGGCACCCCCGGCGCGCAGCAGTGCACCAGCACCGGGACGTCCAGCGACCGGATCAGCTCGCGCAGTGCCTCCTCCGCGACCTGCCGGTCCACCGCGCGCAGGCGCTGGAACCCGCTGGCCGTCTTCACCGACCCCGCCAGCACGGCCGGCAGCGAGGGCTCGTCGAGCTGCAGCACCACCTGCGCGCCCGGTACCCGCTTGCGGACGTCCGCGAGGTGGCGGCGCAGGCCCTCGGCCAGCGAGCCGGCGATGTCCCGGCAGGCGCCCGGGTCGGCCAGCGCCTTCTCGCCGTGGCGCAGTTCGACGGAAGCGGCGAGTGTCCACGGCCCGACCGCCTGGAGCTTGAGCGCACCCTCGTACCCCTGGGTGAACTCCTCCAGCGCGTCCAGGTCCTCGCCCATCCACGAGTGGGCCCGCCGGGTGTCCCGGCCCGGACGGTCGGCGAACCGCCAGCCGCTGGGCTGCACCTCGGCGAAGAGCTCCACCAGCAGCCCGGCCGAGCGCCCGATCATGTCGGCCCCCGGCCCGCGGGCGGGCAGCTCGGGCAGGAAGGGCAGCTGCTCCAGCGCGCCGACCGAGGTCCGGGCGGCCTCCCGCGCGTCCGTCCCGGGCATCGACCCGATCCCGGTCGCGGCGCCGGTCAGCTCGGGGAAGGGGTAGTCATCGCTCACACCGGAAGCCTAGAGGAGCGGGCCGGTCAGACCGACTGCAGCTGCTTCTCGAAGGCGTCGTAGTCGACCACCTGGTCGGCGGGCGGGGCCTGGATGCTGACGGGCTGGTTGAAGTCGGAGAAGTCGATCACCGCGGCCCCACCCCCGTCGTCGACCTTCAGCAGGTAGGGAGTGCCCTGGGAGGCCACGTAGAGGATGGTGTCCTGCCCTTGGTCGTCCTTGCCGTAGATCTTGAGGGCGGGTACGCCGTTGGCGCCGCTCTCGGCACCCTTGGTGTAGGCGGCCCCGGCCGGCTCGTCGGAGGTCTCCTTGGCGACCAGGCTGCACAGCTGCGCCATCGGGGCCAGCGCCGGATCGTCCTGCGCTCCGGTGAGGTAGCGCCCCTTGAACAGCTCGGCGGCCTGCGGTCCGGCGCCCGGCTTGCCCGCCTTGGTGGCGGCGTACTGCCAGAACGTGGCGTCCGGCTTCATCCAGGTGCCGTCGGCGTTGTGGATGATCTCCAGGGTGCCGAACTGTTCCGAGCTGATCGTCCCCTGGCAGTGCTGCTGGTTGTCGAAGGAGAGGTCGACGGTCACCGGCCCGCCCTTGGCGCCGATGGAGCCGCCCACCTTGACCGTGGTGGCCGAGGCCAGCGCCTTCTTCGCGGCCTGCTCGATCTGATCGGCCGTCATGCCGTCGAAGGCCGACCCGCCGCTCGGGCTCGCGGAGGCCGACCCGTCGCTCGGGCTAGCGGAGGCCGACGGCGAGGCGGGAGCCTTCGCCTTGCCGTCGTTGCTGGTGTCCTTCGGGTCACCGCACCCGGTGGCGCCCACCGCGAGGGCGGCGCAGAGCAGGGCGGCGGGGAGGAGGCGGTTGGCGGGCATGCGGTTCCTTCGACTCGGTCGGCGGGTGCCGGTTCAGACGGACTGGGCCTGCTGCTGGACCGTCGACCGGTCGATCACCAGGTCGGCCGGCGCGGCCTGGAGGTCGAGCGGCTTGTTGTAGTCGAGGAAGTCGAACTGGCCGTAGTCGCCGCCGCTGGCCTCCTCGGCGTCGTTGCCGTCCTCGCCGGCGCTGTCACCGGCACCGGACATCTGGTCGATCAGGTCGCACATGCGGGCCACGTCCGTCAGCTTCGGGTCGTCCTGCGCTCCCGTCAGGTAGTGGAGGCGGCGAGGGCCCGACTGGAGAACATGACCATCCTTCAACCCGACCGTCACATCATGGAGATGAGGTGATCATTATCCATCGGACCGGTCGCCGCCGAAACGGAATATCCCCCGGCGGACACACCGCCGGGGGACACCCTCAAGCCCTGATCAGACCGACTGGACCTTCTTCTGGAAGTCGCTGTAGTTGATCACCTGGTCGGCCGGCGGGGCCTGGATGCTCAGCGGCTTGTTGAACTCGCTGAGGTCGAACTGGCCCGGCTCCGAACCGGTGCTGGTCATCCGCAGCAGGTACGGGGCGCCCTGGGTGGCGATGTAGACGCTGCCCGGACCGTCCTGATCCTTGGTGTCGATCTCGATCGCACCCTGGCCGTTGATCGTGGTGGGGGCGGCCTTGGTGGCACTGTCCGGCTTGGAGTTGTCACCCGCGATGCCGGAGATCATGTCGCACATGCTCGCCATGTCCTTGAAGTTCTGGTCGTCCTGCGCACCCGTCAGGTACTTGCCGCTGAACATCTTGGCGACGGCGGGGCCGGCGGAGGCGTGGCCCTCCTGCGCACTGACGTTCTGCCAGAAGGCGGCGTCCGGCTTCATCCAGGTGCCGGAGGCGTTGTGGATGATCTCCACGCTGCCGGTCGCGCCGACGGTCACGGTGCCGGCGCAGTTCTTGTCCTTGTCGGCGCGCAGGTCCATGACGGTCTTCTGCCCGTCGGTGGTGATGTTGCCGGCCATCCGCATCGAGGTGATCGAGCTCATGGCGGTGTGCGCCTTGTCGAGGATGTCGTCGGCGGAAAGGGTGCTGACGTCCAGCCCGGAGGGGCTGGGGGACGCCGAGGGGCTGGCGGGGGCGGCGGCGGAGGCCGGGGCCGCGGCGGAGGCCGGCGAGGACGCCTTGGTGGATCCGCTCGACCCGCACGCGGTGGCGCCCACGGCGAGGGTGACACAGAGCACGGCAGCGGAGGGCACGAGCCGGTTGGAGAACATGAGAATCCTTGAGCCGAAAATTAATATTTGTCAGGCAGAAGGATGAGTATGCACAGTGCCGGCCGGGCCGCCGACGGCGGCCCGGCAGTTGCCGGCCCTAGCGGCCCGGACGCACCGTCAGTTCGGTCAGTTCGGCGTCCCGCGGCAGGTCGATCGCGGTCAGCAGGGCGGTGGCCACCGACTCCGGGGAGATCCACGCGTCGGCGTCGTACTCCTTGCCCTCCTGCCGGTGCACCTTGGCCTGCATCGGGGTCGCGGTGCGGCCCGGGTAGACCGTGGTGACCCGGACGCCGTTGCCGTGCTCCTCCTCGCGCAGCGCGTCGGCCAGCGCGCGCAGGCCGAACTTGCTGGCCGCGTAGGAGCCCCACTCGGCGTTCGCCCGCAGGCCCGCACCGGAGTTGACGAAGACCACGTGGCCGCGGGACTGGCGCAGCTGCGGCAGCAGCAGCCGGGTCAGCTCGGCCGGCGCCACCAGGTTGGCCGCCAGGGTGTCGTTCCAGACCTTGACCGGGGTGTCGCCGATCGGGCCCAGCTCGACCACGCCGGCGATGTGCAGCAGCGAGTCCAGCTCCTGCGGCGGGCTCTGGTGGCCCAGCGCCCAGGAGAGCTTGGCCGGGTCGGCCAGGTCGCCGACCAGGGTGTGCGCGCCGGGGAACCGCTCGCGCAGCTCGGCGGCCCGGCCGGCGTTGCGGGCCAGCAGCCAGACCTCGTCCCCCCGGTCGAGCAGGCGCTGAGCGACGGTGGCGCCGATGCCGGAACCGGCACCGGTGAGCAGATGGGTGGACATGACGGCCTCTCAGGCAATGTTTCTCAGGCGAGGTTTCTCAGGCTGCGGTCTTCTCAGGCTGCGATTTTTCAGGAAGCGGCGGCGAGCAGCTCGAAGACCTCGGCCGGGGTGCCGGCGAAGGAGACCAGCTCGGCCAGCGGACGCGGCAGGAAGCCCTCGGCCTCCATCCGCTCCAGCTGGGTGCGCAGGCCCGCGTAGAAGCCCTCGGTGTCCAGCAGGACGATCGGCTTGTCGTGCAGGCCGTGCTTCCTGAGCTCCACCACCTCGGTGACCTCGTCCAGCGTGCCGAGCCCGCCGGCCAGCACCACCACGGCGTCGGCCCGGGCCAGCAGCTCCGCCTTGCGGGCCGCGAGGTCGGCGGTCATCACCAGCTCGTCGGCGCCCTGGTAGCCCTTGTGCGCGAGCAGTTCGACCAGCACGCCGACCAGGCGGCCGCCGGCCGCCTTGACCTCGTCGGCGAGCAGGCCCATCAGGCCGGCGTTGGAGCCGCCCCAGACCAGGGTGTGGCCGCCCGAGCCGAGCAGCCGGGCGAACTCGGCGGCGGGGACGGAGTAGCGGTCGTCCAGTGAGTACGCGGAGCAGAAGACGGTGATGTTCATGATGGGAAAAGAACTATCAGATGCCCGCGACGGCCCGCCGCTCCGTTTCCGCGATGGTCGCCGAACCCACCACCCGGGTGCCGTCGTAGAGCACCACCGCCTGACCCGGCGCAATGCCGCGCACCGGCCGGTCCAGCCGCACCCGCAGCTCCTCGCCCACCGCCTCGGCGGTGACCGGCACCTCCTCGCCGTGCGCCCGCAGCTGCGCGGTGTACCGGCCGGCGCCCTCGGGGGCCGGGCCGCACCAGCGCGGCCGGATCGCGGTGAGCCCCAGCACGTCCAGGCCCTCGGCCGGGCCGACCGTGACGGTGTTGGTCACCGGGGAGATGTCCAGCACGTAGCGCGGCTTGCCGTCGGCGGCCGGACGGCCGATCCGCAGGCCCTTGCGCTGGCCGATGGTGAAGCCGAACGCGCCGTCGTGCTCGCCCAGCTTGGTGCCGTCGGCGTCCACGATGTCGCCGGTCGCGGCGCCCAGGCGCTCGGCCAGGAAGCCCTGGGTGTCGCCGTCGGCGATGAAGCAGATGTCGTGGCTGTCCGGCTTCTTGGCCACGGCCAGCCCGCGCTGCTCGGCCTCGGCCCGGATCAGCTCCTTGGTGGTGTCGCCGAGCGGGAAGAGCGAGTGCGCCAACTGCTCGGCGTCCAGCACGCCGAGCACGTAGGACTGGTCCTTGGCCGCGTCCACCGCGCGGTGCAGCTCCCGGCCGCCGCCGGGCAGCTCGACCACCCGCGCGTAGTGGCCGGTGCAGACCGCGTCGAAGCCGAGCGCCAGCGCCTTGTCCAGCAGCGCGGCGAACTTGATCTTCTCGTTGCAGCGCAGGCACGGGTTGGGGGTCCGGCCGGCCGCGTACTCGGCGACGAAGTCGTCGATCACGTCCTCGCGGAACCGCTCGGCCAGGTCCCAGACGTAGAACGGGATGCCGATCACGTCGGCCGCCCGGCGGGCGTCCCGGGAGTCCTCCAGGGTGCAGCAGCCCCGGGCGCCGGTGCGGAAGGACTGCGGGTTCGAGGAGAGCGCCAGGTGCACCCCGGTCACCTCGTGCCCGGCTTGCGCGGCGCGGGCGGCGGCGACGGCGGAGTCGACCCCGCCGGACATCGCGGCGAGCACGCGCAGGCGCCCCGAACCGGAGGGGGCGGAGGAGGGACCGCTGGGGGCACCGGGGAACTCAGTCATAGTGCCCTCCAGCCTACGCAATCCCGCGACGGGCCCTAGCGCTGTCCCGCGTTCCGGGCCCGCTCCACCACCGGGCCGATCGCCGCGGCCAGCGCGGCCACGTCCTCGCCGGTGGAGGTGTGGCCGAGCGAGAACCGCAGCGAGGAGCGGGCCTGCCGGGGCTCGGCGCCGATCGCCAGCAGCACGTGGCTGGGCTGCGGCACCCCGGCCGAGCAGGCCGAGCCGGTGGACACCTCGATGCCGGCCGCGTCCAGCAGCATCAGCAGCGCGTCGCCCTCGCAGCCGGGGAAGGAGAAGTGCGCGTTCGCGGGCAGCCGGCCGGCCGGCGACGGGTCGCCGTTGAGCACCGCGTCCGGCACCGCCGCGCGGACCCGGGCGATCAGTTCGTCGCGCAGCGCGCCGATCCGGGCGGCGGACCCGGCCCGGCGCTCGACGGCCAGTTCGGCGGCCACCGCGAAGCCGGCGGCGGCGGGCACGTCCAGGGTGCCGGAGCGCACGTCCCGCTCCTGGCCGCCGCCGTGCAGCAGCGGCACCGGGGCGGCGGCGCGGGAGAGCAGCAGCGCGCCGATCCCGTAGGGCCCGCCGAGCTTGTGGCTGGTGACGGTCAGTGCGTCCACCCCGGCCTCGGCGAAGGAGACCGGCACCTGGCCGACCGCCTGCACCGCGTCGGAGTGCATCGGGATGCCGAACTCGCGCGCCACGGCGGCGAGTTCGGGGATCGGCTGGATGGTGCCGACCTCGTTGTTGGCCCACATCACGGTGACCAGGGCGACCGAGGCCGGGTCCCGCTCGATCGCCTCGCGCAGCGCCTCGGGGTGCACCCGTCCGTGGCCGTCCACCGGCAGGTACTCGACCCGGGCGGCCTCGTGCTCGGCCAGCCACTCCACCGCGTCCAGCACCGCGTGGTGCTCGACCGGGCTGCAGAGCACCCGGGTCCGGGCCGGGTCGGCGGCCCGGCGGGCCCAGTAGAGGCCCTTGACGGCCAGGTTGTCCGATTCGGTACCCCCGCCGGTCAGCACGATCTCGCTGGGGCGGGCGCCGAGCGCGGCCGCCAGCGATTCGCGGGACTCCTCGATCACCCGGCGGGCCCGGCGGCCGGCCGCGTGCAGGGAGGAGGCGTTGCCGGTGGCACCGAGGTGCGCCGTCATCGCGGCGATCGCCTCGGGGAGCATCGGGGTGGTGGCCGCATGGTCGAGGTATGGCATGGCTGGACCAGTGTAGGGCCGCCCCGGCGCGGCCGGGGATCGGCCGCCCGACCGCACGTCACGGTTTGGCCATTGCACGGGCTGCAACGCGCAGTTAGCCTCCTGCTCCACGGGGAACCAGGGCTCGTTGAAGGGGTGGGATCCACGATGTCTCAGACCGTGGACCGGGCGCTGACCGTGCTCGCCTCGCTCGGCGACGGCCCGGCCTCGCTGGAACAGGCCGCGAACCGGATCGGCGTGCACAAGTCCACCGCGCTGCGGCTGCTGCGCACCCTGGAGGAGCACGGCTTCGTGCAGCGCCAGGCCGACCACCGCTACCGGCTCGGCGGGCGGTTGCTCTCGCTGGCGCACAGCGCGCTGGAGGGCATCGACGTGCGGCAGGTGACCGCGCCCTACCTGGCCTCGCTGAGCGAACGCTACGGCCACACCGTGCACCTGGCGATCCTGGACGGCGACGAGGTGCTCTTCATCGACAAGGTGGAGGCCCGCTACCCCGCGCCGGACGACAGCTGGTTGGGCGAGCAGTCCCGGATCGGCCGCCGGGCCCCAGCCGTGGCCACCGCGGCCGGCCGGGTGCTGCTCGCGGACCTGGCGGAGGATCAACTCGCCGGCCTGGTCGAGCGGGCCGACTTCCCGGCCCGCACCCCGCGCAGCCTGCGGTCGGCGGTGGAGCTGCACGCCGAGCTGGCCGCGGTGCGCCGCCAGGGCTGGTCGCTGGACCACGCCGAGTACTCCCCCGCGGTCAACTGCCTGGCCGCCCCGATCCGCGGCAACGACGGCAAGGCGATCGCCGCCTGCACCATCGCGGTGCCCACCGCGGTCGGCCCGGTCTCCGAGCTGAACCGCCTGCTGCCCGAACTGCTCTGCACCGTCGAAGCGGTCTCGCTCGCCTACGGCGGCTCCCCCACTCCGCGCTGGTGCGAGAACCGCTGCGGCGACAAGCACGCGGCCCGCACCGTCAGCTGATCCCTAGAGCACCCCTCAGTCCTCGCTCACCCGCGAGCCGTTGCGGTGCCAGGCCCGCGGGGCCCGCCAACCGTACTTCAGCGCCAGCATCCGCAGCACGAAGGCGACCATCGCCGCACTGGTCGCGGTGATCGTGGTCAAGTGGCCGTGCGCGATCAGCAGCGCCACGATCGTGGCGCCGACCAGCGCCGGCACCGCGTAGATCTCCCGGTCCCAGCGCAGCAGCGCGGGCGTCTCCTGCGCCAGCACGTCGCGCACCACCCCGCCCCCGGCCGCCGTCAGCATGCCGAGCGCGATCGAGGGCACCGTGCCCAGCCCGTAGTCGTGCGCCTTGGCCGTCCCGGTCACGCAGAACAGCCCGAGCCCCAGCGCGTCCAGGGTCTGGATGCTCCGGTTGATCCGCTCCACCTCGGGATGCAGGAAGAACACCACGAGCCCGGCGGCCAGCGGCGTCACGAAGTACCCGGTATTGGTGAACGCGGCCGGCGGCACCGCCCCGATCAACACGTCCCGCAACACCCCGCCGCCCAGCGCGGTGACCTCGGCCAGCACGCAGATCCCGAAGATGTCCATGTTCTTGCGGACGGCGAGCAGCCCACCGGACAGGGCGAAGACGAAGATGCCGATCAGGTCCAGCGTCTGCTGGACGTCGTGGCTGA of Kitasatospora viridis contains these proteins:
- the mnmA gene encoding tRNA 2-thiouridine(34) synthase MnmA; protein product: MTEFPGAPSGPSSAPSGSGRLRVLAAMSGGVDSAVAAARAAQAGHEVTGVHLALSSNPQSFRTGARGCCTLEDSRDARRAADVIGIPFYVWDLAERFREDVIDDFVAEYAAGRTPNPCLRCNEKIKFAALLDKALALGFDAVCTGHYARVVELPGGGRELHRAVDAAKDQSYVLGVLDAEQLAHSLFPLGDTTKELIRAEAEQRGLAVAKKPDSHDICFIADGDTQGFLAERLGAATGDIVDADGTKLGEHDGAFGFTIGQRKGLRIGRPAADGKPRYVLDISPVTNTVTVGPAEGLDVLGLTAIRPRWCGPAPEGAGRYTAQLRAHGEEVPVTAEAVGEELRVRLDRPVRGIAPGQAVVLYDGTRVVGSATIAETERRAVAGI
- a CDS encoding IclR family transcriptional regulator codes for the protein MSQTVDRALTVLASLGDGPASLEQAANRIGVHKSTALRLLRTLEEHGFVQRQADHRYRLGGRLLSLAHSALEGIDVRQVTAPYLASLSERYGHTVHLAILDGDEVLFIDKVEARYPAPDDSWLGEQSRIGRRAPAVATAAGRVLLADLAEDQLAGLVERADFPARTPRSLRSAVELHAELAAVRRQGWSLDHAEYSPAVNCLAAPIRGNDGKAIAACTIAVPTAVGPVSELNRLLPELLCTVEAVSLAYGGSPTPRWCENRCGDKHAARTVS
- a CDS encoding cysteine desulfurase family protein; its protein translation is MPYLDHAATTPMLPEAIAAMTAHLGATGNASSLHAAGRRARRVIEESRESLAAALGARPSEIVLTGGGTESDNLAVKGLYWARRAADPARTRVLCSPVEHHAVLDAVEWLAEHEAARVEYLPVDGHGRVHPEALREAIERDPASVALVTVMWANNEVGTIQPIPELAAVAREFGIPMHSDAVQAVGQVPVSFAEAGVDALTVTSHKLGGPYGIGALLLSRAAAPVPLLHGGGQERDVRSGTLDVPAAAGFAVAAELAVERRAGSAARIGALRDELIARVRAAVPDAVLNGDPSPAGRLPANAHFSFPGCEGDALLMLLDAAGIEVSTGSACSAGVPQPSHVLLAIGAEPRQARSSLRFSLGHTSTGEDVAALAAAIGPVVERARNAGQR
- a CDS encoding ATP-binding protein, producing the protein MLKSSTNATTLQPSQAWEVEPDLAAAPSIRRLITGIAKGWRVPLSDDALRDVELCAGEVLANAVEHTGARFRVTVGWTGERLRVEVADNSLRPPDRGAAEDMLTGGRGLLLVEGLAHSWGWRPEGAGKVVWFECAADQLVTGDRRLAVLVNAAQARGHELSDSA
- a CDS encoding SDR family oxidoreductase, encoding MSTHLLTGAGSGIGATVAQRLLDRGDEVWLLARNAGRAAELRERFPGAHTLVGDLADPAKLSWALGHQSPPQELDSLLHIAGVVELGPIGDTPVKVWNDTLAANLVAPAELTRLLLPQLRQSRGHVVFVNSGAGLRANAEWGSYAASKFGLRALADALREEEHGNGVRVTTVYPGRTATPMQAKVHRQEGKEYDADAWISPESVATALLTAIDLPRDAELTELTVRPGR
- a CDS encoding NUDIX hydrolase — translated: MQWKIHGERPIYENPWVNVWLVDVEQPDGHRWEHHVLKLRHLAVAAVVNEHKQVLMMWRHRFITDSWAWELPMGLIEADESPAEAAAREVLEETGWRVAEVKPLIYAQPANGITDSEHFVFRANAVEYAGPPTERNESDRIEWIPLSELRGMIDRREIVSSGSLVGVLYLLLDEAGL
- a CDS encoding TIGR00730 family Rossman fold protein encodes the protein MNITVFCSAYSLDDRYSVPAAEFARLLGSGGHTLVWGGSNAGLMGLLADEVKAAGGRLVGVLVELLAHKGYQGADELVMTADLAARKAELLARADAVVVLAGGLGTLDEVTEVVELRKHGLHDKPIVLLDTEGFYAGLRTQLERMEAEGFLPRPLAELVSFAGTPAEVFELLAAAS
- a CDS encoding trimeric intracellular cation channel family protein, with translation MTSQIFSHDVQQTLDLIGIFVFALSGGLLAVRKNMDIFGICVLAEVTALGGGVLRDVLIGAVPPAAFTNTGYFVTPLAAGLVVFFLHPEVERINRSIQTLDALGLGLFCVTGTAKAHDYGLGTVPSIALGMLTAAGGGVVRDVLAQETPALLRWDREIYAVPALVGATIVALLIAHGHLTTITATSAAMVAFVLRMLALKYGWRAPRAWHRNGSRVSED
- a CDS encoding methionine synthase; protein product: MSDDYPFPELTGAATGIGSMPGTDAREAARTSVGALEQLPFLPELPARGPGADMIGRSAGLLVELFAEVQPSGWRFADRPGRDTRRAHSWMGEDLDALEEFTQGYEGALKLQAVGPWTLAASVELRHGEKALADPGACRDIAGSLAEGLRRHLADVRKRVPGAQVVLQLDEPSLPAVLAGSVKTASGFQRLRAVDRQVAEEALRELIRSLDVPVLVHCCAPGVPIPLLRRAGVAGISLDFGLLTDRQDDAIGEAVEAGTVLLAGVVPSVDAEKSDPAGAVGGIRTLWRKLGLDPQLLGRRVLVTPTCGLAGASPAYARRALVDSAKGAQSLVDNPE